The genomic DNA ATCGTATTGCTGCATTTCTATCTGCACATAGGGCATATGAGCTGCTTCCTGATTCGGGCAAGGTTTGGATTATCTTCCCTTGATTTTATCAAATCTACCTTTGATACATCAAGACAACTTGAGCAGAAATTTGTACCATTTTCCTCATATAAATACATGTGGATAGCAGGTGATTGTCTTAGATGTCGATCTACCTGTAAAGCAAGCTTTTCATATTCTGCATGAACAGGTATGTCTTTGTTTATTCTTTGAGGCCAAGGTTGTTAAACTCGAGATTTTACGGTGGGATCGAACAATGGTCCATAAAATTGAATCGTAAATTCACATCTTAAAATCATAAGATTTTAAAGACAATTAAAAACACCttttaatatatgtaaatatatgctcagaatgacataattttataaaaaattaatgaatattacttaataacataattattacaatttacaatCATATTCCTTATGAATAACATACATGTatgtacctatttcaaaataatttcatctattgatttcaaaaatactaaataatatgaactTTCTAAATATTACGTTCATCATTTGTCATCATtaatccataatcaaaattttaaatattaatttatatataatgtaaattctCATAAGTCAATCATaacctaatataaataaaaacaacacaCATTATTAAACATCTAACTTCATGTGGAGTGGAAACTGATTAATTTAGGAGAATATGATTTCATTAAATAGATAAGGAAGACCGTAAGAGTGAGTCAACCCCTATACTGGAAGTTGATGGGGCAGTCTGGCAGATTTGGTAGCTCATATGGGGAATAAAGTTGGGGCTTTGCTATCACTTGTTTAAAGTTTACTGAGTTTATCACCGAGTTTACAGTATTGAATCGCAAGTTAACTCCGATTctagaaaaatttgaatttataagCGAGTTGATTCGTTTAAAACTACATAACTCATAAACTCGTACGAGTTGACTCACAAGTTTGACAATAATGTTTGAGGCTACAGATCATAGATTACAAATCTGATGCTAATGAGGGTATAGTGTGTGTTTATTGAGCAAATATGTGAATGATTTTAAACAAAGGTTATTGTAGTAATTTATTGCTTGTGCAAATCATTAACTATAACCAGCTGCAGAGGTGGTATGTAATCTGGTGgattccaaattttggtggTTAGCATTCTGGCAGTggtttttttttgaaaataacaacaaaagaaatatatgCTTGGAAGTGCAAAAAATGTTTTATCGGAAATGAGTGATAACTTATTATTTTGGTCAGCACGAAATCTGTCCTTTGTGCAGCTTAATGTTtcaaaatctgattggaaatgCAATGTTCCAGGTTGTTTCAGTCTTTAGGTGCTAATTCCCTGAAGGCTTACTTTATTGGAGTTAATCCATTCTTTTGGATGACATTTATTATACATCTCTACTTTACAGCATTCATTTTTTCCATAACAAGATTTTATATGATCCTTTCTGAGACTAGTTATTTCCAGGGAATTCCTATGGCTCCTCTTTGGGACTCCTGCAAGGGACAGTTTGTTGGAATTCTTAGTGCCTTGGATTTTATCTTGATTATAAGAGAGGTATGTATGGAGGATATGGCTTTTATTTAGGGATTGTAGACTGGGAAAATAGCTCTTCTATTTTCTATCGTCAAACTACCTGTTACTTTTAAAGTTTGTGAACTAGTATGAGATTACTTGAACAGATATTTCTGACTTGTTTTGCAGCTGGGCTGTCATGGTTCCAATTTGACAGAGGAAGAGCTTGAGACACACACTATATCTGCTTGGAAAGAAGCAAAGCAGTACCTGAATAGACAAATTGATGGGATTGGGGGAGCATTTCCAAGACAACTTATCCAAGTGAGTGTTAGTGTGTGGCATATTTGGATCCTAGCTTGTAAATTGATCACTAGgctgaatattttaaattattaatgatttaTTCTTTAAGACATGGGAATGAATTTAGGAATGCCGACTTTTTATGTTCTTGCAATGAGTGAAGTGGAGACCTGTTTCCGTAACTATCTTCTGGCACTTGTTGGCAATTTCATAACctacattttaattttgttcaccACCTTTCATAGCTCTTTTCTGGTACTTTCTGGCAATTCTTCTCTTACCTGCAGTTCAAAGACTTTCATATAGATATATTTGTGGACAAATCAAGCATTGAGTGGAAGAAGTGTACTTGAGGGCTTACCTAAATATGTTTCTCTTGCTGTCAGCGATACGAACTGTCAGGACCCTAGTCCTAACTAAGGTTTTCGCTGAAGATCgaattgaaagagagggagaaatagagagaaaagtaGGGAGAGAATTGAAGTGAAAGAGAGAAACTTGAATACTGATATATTCTGATATGATATCCTCCCGAACTGTGGCATAGTTTTTTATATGTAAAGCTGTCCAACAGTTACAACTAACCAGCAGTTACCACTTCTACTTTCACTACTCCACTACACCCAATTACTCCTAATTCATAACTGTAAATGACAACTGGATAAAAATAACTACAATTGCTCCTAATTCATCTAGGTTGTGACATTCCCTCccccttaaaatatttcttgtctCCAAGAAATCCAGTAACTGGCCACTTTTTCTTCATTCAATCCTTGCTTTCACTCTCTGATTCATCCTTCTTAGACCGTTCTTTCCAGTGTTTTCCTAGACAGTGCCTAAAAGATAAGCAAAGTCTTTTGCCAATCGTGGACGAATTTCAACTTCTTTTCCCCCCTCCTCTCTGGCTCTATCCAATAAATCCTCAATTACTAGCTTTGCATTGGCATTAGGTATTGGAGGGGTGCCTATTCTTTCAAGAATAGCAGACCTGAAGTCTTTAAAATCCAAAGTTGATGTAATTGTAACCTTCCCCAACTTCACAACATCTTTTGCTTCCTGCTGGCTGGCGTACACCAAAGGTTTATCTTCAACAGATATCTCCTCCAATGGTGTTGTTGTGATTTTTCCTGCAATTGCCATTCTTATCTTGACATCCAATTCAAAATGTTCCTCAGCTTCTTATAAGTCAGAAATCTGAGGAAGGACTCCGACACCAGTTTCTGCACATATGAATGATTTTTCAGTTGGAATTGTCTGATCGAGTGCAGCTAATTCATCAGTTGCTTGCAAACTGGAAGCATTAGGTAGGATTCCAGTGCCTGCTCTAATTGGTTCTACAGTGGAACCTGAAAGAAATTTCACTGGTAGACTGATCTGAAACTTCTTTGAAATCATAATCATTAAGTCGTCCAGCTTTTGATTGAATTCTTCCTTGAATGCTTTCTCCAGCAACTGCATGCTCTCAAGAGTTCCTTCAGCCATTTGCACAgttcaaattcttcaaaattcaCTCTGAACAGCAAATGTCAATTGCCTGGACCACAACCGAGAACCgactgctctaataccactttgtCTGGACCCTAGTCCTAACTAAGGTTTTCTTCAAAGATAGAATTGAAAAAGAgggagaaacaaagagaaaaatagggagagaattgaagagaaagagagaaacttGAATCCTGATATATTCTGATCTGATATCCTCCCAAACTGTGGCATAgctttttatatataaagctatccaACAGTTACAACTAACCAGCAGTTGCACTTCCACTTCCACTACTCCACTACACCCAACTACTTCTAATTCACAACTGTAAATAACAACTGAATAAAAATAACTACAATTGCTCCTAATTCGTCTAGGTCATGACACGaacatgattatattttttatttggaatttgtttgtttgataaAGTATATAGCAACTTGAGTTTCCATTTTGGTGCTGCAATTGCCTTTCTATTATGCCAGGCAAAGTTTATTTAGATTCCATTTGGCATTTCACTTTGAAATagataatttcttcattttaatATCCAACCAGTGTAGGCAAGTCTTTTCCGCTGACCTTTAGGTTGGTTGTACAGGCTGGGCCAGATGAGAATTTGAAAGATGTTGCTATGAAGGTTTTGCAGAATAATGTGGCTACAGTTCCTATCATCCATTCTTCTTCAGGCAATGGTTCATTGCCACAGCTATTGCATCTTGCTTCTCTCTCTGGGATATTGAAATGTAAGGTTTCATTTTGTTCCCTTAATAATGGTTGGCGTTTTCTTACTAACCATTGGGTCTGCTAATTTTCAGGTATTTGCAGGTACTTCAGACATTCTTCTGGGACATTACCAATGCTCCAATTTCCAATCTGTACGCTCCCTTTGGGTACCTGGGTTCCAAGAATTGGGGAACCAAGTCGACGGCCATTGGCAATGTTGAGACCAAGTGCATCTCTTGGTTCAGCGTTGAGTTTGTTAATTCAAGGTAAGAATCATGTTAGGGAAAGATTAAGAGAATATCAGAGGTACTCGGGGGTCTGAAATGGATAATTTTGAGCtcctgaattttttttaatcaaactaCTCTTAGTTGGTTTCTTGGCTCTTTCAACAACCTGCATTTGATAAAATATGTTGGGTTGAGTAGATTTGTTGCAGAAAAACCATGCTTTAGTTCCAGTTAGTGGAAGGATTTGTTTTTGCTATCCAAGTACCATACCTTAGCCACACATAAAATGGTGTTTCCTCACGCTTCATTTTTCTACTGCTTTGATGTCCTACTCCCATACTCCTTGAGGCAGGACTATTTGGTGTCACTTAATGGGTAAATGCTTCTGAATGTGACTTCTACACGATATAGTTGGGAGTGCCTTTCtggatattttatatttttttaggtGAGTGTGAACCCAATCATGGGCTGGAGTACCATGGATTTCCCTATTTAAGTCAGTTTGGGTATACAACTGATCCTTCCTTTATTCTAGTTGCCCTCCAGTGAATGCCAAAATTCTTAGAGGTTGGTATTAAATTGTTTGGTTGACAGCAACTGATTTGTAAAAATAACCAAGGTGGACAATCAAGGGTTGTATCTTCTGACTGCATTGTGCCATAAATTTGCCTGCTAGTGTTACTTTATATGTGTCACTGGATTCTTACCTGTTCATCAATGACATGCTAGCTTCATTTAGTGGAACCACTAGTCCCTGTGCCACAGATGCGTTGGTTAATTTGATAATGCTTAACATCGATCACTTTTATATACATAGTTTGTGATTCCATTATGGGCTGCCTcgcaaattttaatattttattgtttctCCTGAAGTAATTTGGTAACTTAAAGTAGAAAACTGCAAGCAATTGGTCTCTTGGCTTGGTTGTGGCCATTTACATAAATTATAACTTGGTTATATATGGCAGGAATGCTGTtttacttttttcttccttGGTGAAGTTTCAATTACTTGGTTTCTTGGGAGCTTGGTTTTTCCATTTTACTTAGCAACAACTTCTAAGACATGGTGGAAATGCTGTATTTGTTTAGCTGAATAAAAAGGGGAATGGGAGCAATGGTttgttattgtttattttatttttcatctcttCTTTTGGTTAAAAAAGAGTGTTTCCCTTGTATACTTTGTTAATTGCTTTATTCTAAGAGGGCCAACTGGGATCAGATTAGGCGATAATAATGCTGTGATAGCTGCCTTTTGTGAGAACACCCTGCTTATTCTTTACCATTTACCTTTTCTTatgctattattatttttgtcctTGCAGCTCAAGTTAGTTCAATACCAATTGTCGATGACAGTGACTcattattagatatatattcTCGAAGGTTAGTTCCGGTAGTTAAATTAGCTGTTGTTGGTTGAAGCACATTTGAGTTACTATTCCACAATGAAGAGTGATATGTTTGTTATCTCCATTGCAGTGACATAACAGCTTTGGCGAAAGACAAAGTTTATACTCATATTAATCTTGAACAGATGACTATTCACCAGGTTAGTACTTCAACTTGTTATTGCTGAGGTTATGTGTGAATTTAAGCATCTTTAGATATGCTGATTTGGAGGAATCAACGTATGTTAaacctatgttgcacggaaacggaaacgggaAACGTTTCCGATAGGAAACAGAAATGTGGAAAcggacattttttttaaaaaataggcataaatagagTTCGAAACGGGGAAACGACTCCTATGAGGTGCTTCCGTGCAACATAGTGTTAAACAAGCTGTGTGTCCTTGTGTTTTGGGATGGTGGACTTGATTTTAAGTTGATGCCAATCCTGAGTGCACTCTTTGCTGTTAATGAATATTGTTTCTGTGTAGATGTTGTTCCACGAGATAGCTAATCAATTTTAAAGCAATTCCATCCCCATGAAATCCAGACCAACCAAAATATATGGCATGAAAGTATTCTACTGGACTTGTACTTGAGTTCCTTTCTTCATACTGTAATCATTGTCGTCAAAATTGCCATGGAAATCTATTTGCACTTTCTTTCTTCCAAGAAGCTCAGTATGATCTATTTTAGGATATGTGCTATGTTTCTTTTTGGGACTTAATGCCTTGGTTGTGAACGGATGCAGTATATTATCAGTAAAATTTCGTTTAACAGATGCCATGGGGTCAAATGCCTGttctaattatatattattttgtaaaaagtGATGGCATCTTCAGACATAATTCCACAAATTGTTAGTTGGTTTAATATGTTGAAGGCAATTGCCTGAATTTCGCGGTTCATTTTATTTACTTGACCTTAATGGAGGAGTAGGGCATTtcaattattgaaataatacaTGTTCATTCTGTTTACTTGCTCTTTACTGGAAAGTGGAGCCTTCTCTGTAATTCTGATCCAAGTATAAACATTGATTGATTTGTTAACCTTTTTATGATTGGACATCATGTCATTCAAAAGTCATCTGATATTACCATTTATTTtcaaagattatatatatttcagtTGGGGATCGGGGCGGGGGGGACAAAAAGGCTGAGCTTGCCATCTTTGAAGTTAGTAATCAAATGCGGTTTTACATTGTAGAATGTGTAGACATCATAAATGGGTCAAGTTTTGCGGCTTCTTTCTGTGATTCTTAGCTTGGGCGGGGGGGGAACAAAAAGGCTGAGCTTGCCATCTTTGAAGTTAGTAATCAAATGCGGTTTTACATTGTAGAATGTGTAGACATCATAAATGGGTCAAGTTTTGCGGCTTCTTTCTGTGATTCTTAgcttattgaaaagaaaaattgtacaAGGGATTGGACCATGTTGGTAGACACTCCTATAAGTATTAACTATTTGAAGTTTAAATTAACTGGCCCTATCCAGCCTGAGGGTAGGATGCATGGGGAAGGATTTTTTGGGTTAAGGCCTCTGTCTAGGGCAAGCTATGGAGACACATATCCAGTAACTGTTTGGGGAATCCATTGAAGACTGTGTAGCACAGAGTAAACATTGCTTATTTCTGGTTGACATTGGTGCTTTTTTAGAAGTTATTATCCTCTAAAATGAAGAGGCTGGGAAAAGTTTTCACATAACATAAAATAGCACATTTTGAGTTAGtgattgaattcattttgaCATTGTGGTAATGAGTATAAGGCCGTAGAAGGTATTGACTTTCATAATTTAGAGAGATTAGCTGTTTAACATTACAAGTTATCAGATCATATTGGTAGATAATAGTGGCGTGAACTAACTAAACCAATCTGGTCCATCTGACCAAGGGAGAAGAATGTGGAAGGATATTTTGATTAGGCCTTTGCCTAGGTAAGGGTTAGGAGACTTGCATACTTGGGAGTTGTTTAGGAATCATTTCTGGGGTGCTGTAGCATGTTGTCTCCATTCATTTTCTCAATTGAATGGACATTGAttcttttaaacatgtttcagTTCTGTCTTATGTGGTACTCAGTAGAGTAACTAATATCCTAGGGTTTTGGTTTAGTACATATTTTCTTGCCTAAGAATTTGTTGCTGAAATATTATTGCCATCATTATTAGGAAATATGGCCATCCAATTTTACTTGCTCACTTTATAAGTTCAGATGGAGGCactattttttatgatatttattttcttcttatatgtttgttttccAATACATGTATAATAGGCATTGCAGCTGGGACAAGAGCCCTATTCTCCTTTTGGGTATGGCAGTCAAAGATGTCACATGTGTTTACGGTCAGATCCACTGCATAAAGTGATGGAGCGATTGTCAAACCCAGGTACTTTCCATTTTCTATTAAAAGTCAATGTTTTTTACACTGCTAATTCTTGATAAGCTTGGAGCAGCTGACACCCAACCCCTCTACTGGAAAGCAAAATTGATAGTATAATTGGCATTCTGAAATCTGTCGCATAAGAATTACAATTTGCTGACAGTAGGAATATATGCCTTTCCAAATTGAAAAGAACTTTTTCTTGAATGCTCTTCCTCAGCAGGTAGActtatcttttcaatttttcctgCACGAACCTTTAAACAGAGTATAGCTTTTCTATGTTAGTTGACTGCATGGGTCAACCAAATGTGCTTTATCCTTCTATCCACTTTGAATTGTTCCATTGCACATTCTGGATCCATGTCTTGTATGCAGTCTTAGCAACCCTGAGGCTAATGAGCATCCTCAATAGTGTTCAAGTATACATGGATTCTTATATGAGGCATCACCAGAATGTTT from Diospyros lotus cultivar Yz01 chromosome 4, ASM1463336v1, whole genome shotgun sequence includes the following:
- the LOC127799912 gene encoding sucrose nonfermenting 4-like protein, producing MDYGRETGEASDTALIPTRFVWPYGGRSVSLCGSFTGWSGHYPMTPLEGCPTVFQTICNLPPGHHQYKFIVDGEWRHDEQQPFVSGNYGPVNIVVLTRESDYGPAILTPQIPAGSNMDVDNEAFQRLVRVSDGMLREALPRVSAADLDVSRHRIAAFLSAHRAYELLPDSGKVIVLDVDLPVKQAFHILHEQGIPMAPLWDSCKGQFVGILSALDFILIIRELGCHGSNLTEEELETHTISAWKEAKQYLNRQIDGIGGAFPRQLIQAGPDENLKDVAMKVLQNNVATVPIIHSSSGNGSLPQLLHLASLSGILKCICRYFRHSSGTLPMLQFPICTLPLGTWVPRIGEPSRRPLAMLRPSASLGSALSLLIQAQVSSIPIVDDSDSLLDIYSRSDITALAKDKVYTHINLEQMTIHQALQLGQEPYSPFGYGSQRCHMCLRSDPLHKVMERLSNPGVRRLIIVEAGTKRVEGIITLNDIFRFLLG